In Prunus dulcis chromosome 1, ALMONDv2, whole genome shotgun sequence, the following are encoded in one genomic region:
- the LOC117624032 gene encoding uncharacterized protein LOC117624032 isoform X1: MVTMVELEEQGPAMTALGSLLKLTEVFLWDDGLKETKDRSFSMGQTKPARDGSGEGSNLLDSECGTLPEDMELTKQMNALGLPVSFLTNKEKRNRKAEGKKKGMRLKHPVTSQGYVVEALESSKVSVGKIVSPVNFDGNTGSSLCCMSMMGQSESSSSDVAADAIKFQSLSVEGDNPASSTEITSDASKEQDRDGILGVVCNDGQDCDSLHGSAVVNDTMKISASTTDLNDGIFSGSCSTDAAISQEPGERLMEHDHLECSLMTLHEAEDAKICEDYVPEKPCVSESVSYSTCSEVLDHDGTDSQDNGDVGDWMVYWDSYYMRNYFYNIRTRTSTWHPPQGMEHISTVDTTYKSNEMTAQVIDMNVTTDLETTDLCGLSKTESFEEAISDDVSQGQPYCELSGGLELTVDNSMSDTTLPTVSLSRCLEHSVELNESNNTGNDGNASYLSSNVQDLASFRNNTKQLVADEVYKNDLEPILAEKTDEPNTIDLYNEPSKINSCEETLEDFEGDDAFQILDMSSLSNTYTEEVSEDFNMHSGTGVPAINEMEMHHDLSVVKRKKKMRRMKIQRKLSNEELLFQGLFKEFSADIGKYWCQRYLLFSRYDDGIKMDEEGWFSVTPEPLARHHAERCGSGIIIDCFTGVGGNSIQFAHISKHVIAIDIDPKKIDYAHHNAAIYGVDDRIDFIKGDFFELAPKLKADTVFLSPPWGGPDYAKVKTYDLRMLKPHDGYFLFNTAKEVASRIVMFLPRNVDLNQLAELALSGSRPWSLEVEKNFLTGKLKGITAYFSDMTGRQ, encoded by the exons ATGGTGACTATGGTAGAACTTGAAGAGCAAGGTCCTGCCATGACAGCTCTCGGCTCTCTCTTGAAGCTCACCGAAGTCTTTCTCTG GGACGATGGTTTGAAGGAGACGAAAGACAGGTCCTTTTCCATGGGACAAACT AAACCAGCTCGCGATGGTAGTGGTGAAGGCTCAAACCTTCTGGATTCAG AGTGTGGAACTTTGCCAGAGGATATGGAGCTTACTAAACAGATGAATGCATTGGGGCTTCCAGTCTCATTCCTCACAAATAAGGAA AAGAGGAACAGAAAGGCGGAAGGCAAAAAAAAGGGTATGCGCTTGAAGCATCCAGTCACTTCCCAAGGCTATGTGGTGGAAGCACTGGAGTCCTCCAAAGTGAGTGTGGGGAAGATTGTATCTCCCGTTAATTTTGATGGTAACACAGGCAGTTCTTTGTGTTGTATGTCAATGATGGGTCAAAGTGAATCATCTTCCTCTGATGTTGCAGCGGATGCCATTAAATTTCAGAGCCTCTCTGTTGAAGGAGATAATCCAGCAAGTTCAACTGAGATTACTAGCGATGCTTCCAAGGAACAAGATCGTGATGGAATATTGGGTGTTGTTTGTAATGATGGCCAGGATTGTGATTCTTTACACGGCAGTGCTGTGGTCAATGACACAATGAAAATTTCAGCGAGCACTACTGATttaaatgatggaattttCTCAGGAAGCTGCTCAACAGATGCTGCTATTAGCCAGGAACCAGGTGAAAGATTAATGGAGCATGATCACTTAGAGTGTTCATTGATGACTTTGCATGAAGCAGAAGATGCCAAGATTTGCGAGGATTATGTCCCCGAGAAACCATGTGTTTCTGAATCAGTTTCATATTCCACATGTTCAGAAGTGCTTGACCATGATGGAACTGACAGCCAGGACAACGGTGATGTTGGAGACTGGATGGTATATTGGGATTCTTACTACATGAGAAATTACTTCTATAATATCAGAACACGTACTTCGACATGGCACCCACCCCAAGGCATGGAACATATATCAACTGTTGACACTACATATAAGTCAAATGAAATGACTGCTCAAGTAATTGATATGAATGTTACCACTGATTTAGAGACAACAGATTTATGTGGTTTGAGTAAAACTGAATCATTTGAAGAAGCAATCAGTGATGATGTTTCACAGGGTCAGCCATATTGTGAGCTCTCGGGGGGCCTTGAACTCACTGTTGACAATTCTATGTCCGATACAACTTTGCCAACTGTCAGTCTAAGCAGATGTCTGGAACATTCAGTTGAACTTAATGAAAGCAATAACACCGGTAATGATGGAAACGCATCATACTTGTCATCAAATGTCCAGGACCTTGCTAG TTTCAGAAATAATACCAAGCAGTTGGTTGCCGATGAGGTCTACAAAAATGATTTGGAACCAATTCTTGCAGAAAAAACTGATGAACCAAATACTATTGATCTCTATAATGAACCTAGTAAAATTAACTCTTGTGAGGAAACTCTTGAAGATTTTGAAGGTGATGACGCCTTTCAAATATTAGATATGAGCAG CTTGTCCAATACATACACTGAAGAAGTTTCTGAAGATTTTAATATGCATTCAGGAACTGGAGTTCCTGCAATAAATGAGATGGAAATGCATCATGACCTTTCTGTAGTAAAacggaaaaagaaaatgagaagaatGAAAATTCAGAGGAAATTATCTAATGAAG AACTTCTTTTTCAAGGGTTATTCAAAGAGTTTTCAGCTGATATTGGCAAATATTGGTGTCAGAGATACCTATTATTCTCCAGATACGATGATGGTATAAAAATGGATGAGGAAGGATGGTTCTCTGTTACTCCAGAGCCTCTAGCTAGGCATCATGCAGAACGTTGTGGTAGTGGCATCATCATTGACTGTTTTACTGGAGTTGGTGGGAATTCCATCCAATTTGCACATAT AAGCAAACATGTGATAGCAATTGATATTGATCCAAAGAAGATTGATTATGCGCACCATAATGCTGCCATCTATGGGGTTGATGACAGGATTGATTTCATAAAGGGGGACTTTTTCGAATTGGCACCAAAGCTGAAG GCAGACACAGTCTTTTTGTCACCTCCGTGGGGAGGACCTGATTATGCAAAAGTAAAGACATATGACCTTAGGATGCTTAAGCCACATGATGG ATATTTTCTCTTTAACACTGCAAAAGAAGTTGCTTCTAGGATTGTCATGTTTCTTCCGAGAAATGTTGATCTCAACCAATTAGCAGAGTTGGCTTTATCAGGGAGTCGACCATGGTCATTAGAG GTCGAGAAAAATTTTTTGACTGGCAAGTTGAAGGGAATAACTGCTTACTTCAGCGACATGACTGGAAGACAATGA
- the LOC117624032 gene encoding uncharacterized protein LOC117624032 isoform X2, with translation MVTMVELEEQGPAMTALGSLLKLTEVFLWDDGLKETKDRSFSMGQTKPARDGSGEGSNLLDSECGTLPEDMELTKQMNALGLPVSFLTNKEKRNRKAEGKKKGMRLKHPVTSQGYVVEALESSKVSVGKIVSPVNFDGNTGSSLCCMSMMGQSESSSSDVAADAIKFQSLSVEGDNPASSTEITSDASKEQDRDGILGVVCNDGQDCDSLHGSAVVNDTMKISASTTDLNDGIFSGSCSTDAAISQEPGERLMEHDHLECSLMTLHEAEDAKICEDYVPEKPCVSESVSYSTCSEVLDHDGTDSQDNGDVGDWMVYWDSYYMRNYFYNIRTRTSTWHPPQGMEHISTVDTTYKSNEMTAQVIDMNVTTDLETTDLCGLSKTESFEEAISDDVSQGQPYCELSGGLELTVDNSMSDTTLPTVSLSRCLEHSVELNESNNTGNDGNASYLSSNVQDLASFRNNTKQLVADEVYKNDLEPILAEKTDEPNTIDLYNEPSKINSCEETLEDFEGDDAFQILDMSSLSNTYTEEVSEDFNMHSGTGVPAINEMEMHHDLSVVKRKKKMRRMKIQRKLSNEELLFQGLFKEFSADIGKYWCQRYLLFSRYDDGIKMDEEGWFSVTPEPLARHHAERCGSGIIIDCFTGVGGNSIQFAHMIDFIKGDFFELAPKLKADTVFLSPPWGGPDYAKVKTYDLRMLKPHDGYFLFNTAKEVASRIVMFLPRNVDLNQLAELALSGSRPWSLEVEKNFLTGKLKGITAYFSDMTGRQ, from the exons ATGGTGACTATGGTAGAACTTGAAGAGCAAGGTCCTGCCATGACAGCTCTCGGCTCTCTCTTGAAGCTCACCGAAGTCTTTCTCTG GGACGATGGTTTGAAGGAGACGAAAGACAGGTCCTTTTCCATGGGACAAACT AAACCAGCTCGCGATGGTAGTGGTGAAGGCTCAAACCTTCTGGATTCAG AGTGTGGAACTTTGCCAGAGGATATGGAGCTTACTAAACAGATGAATGCATTGGGGCTTCCAGTCTCATTCCTCACAAATAAGGAA AAGAGGAACAGAAAGGCGGAAGGCAAAAAAAAGGGTATGCGCTTGAAGCATCCAGTCACTTCCCAAGGCTATGTGGTGGAAGCACTGGAGTCCTCCAAAGTGAGTGTGGGGAAGATTGTATCTCCCGTTAATTTTGATGGTAACACAGGCAGTTCTTTGTGTTGTATGTCAATGATGGGTCAAAGTGAATCATCTTCCTCTGATGTTGCAGCGGATGCCATTAAATTTCAGAGCCTCTCTGTTGAAGGAGATAATCCAGCAAGTTCAACTGAGATTACTAGCGATGCTTCCAAGGAACAAGATCGTGATGGAATATTGGGTGTTGTTTGTAATGATGGCCAGGATTGTGATTCTTTACACGGCAGTGCTGTGGTCAATGACACAATGAAAATTTCAGCGAGCACTACTGATttaaatgatggaattttCTCAGGAAGCTGCTCAACAGATGCTGCTATTAGCCAGGAACCAGGTGAAAGATTAATGGAGCATGATCACTTAGAGTGTTCATTGATGACTTTGCATGAAGCAGAAGATGCCAAGATTTGCGAGGATTATGTCCCCGAGAAACCATGTGTTTCTGAATCAGTTTCATATTCCACATGTTCAGAAGTGCTTGACCATGATGGAACTGACAGCCAGGACAACGGTGATGTTGGAGACTGGATGGTATATTGGGATTCTTACTACATGAGAAATTACTTCTATAATATCAGAACACGTACTTCGACATGGCACCCACCCCAAGGCATGGAACATATATCAACTGTTGACACTACATATAAGTCAAATGAAATGACTGCTCAAGTAATTGATATGAATGTTACCACTGATTTAGAGACAACAGATTTATGTGGTTTGAGTAAAACTGAATCATTTGAAGAAGCAATCAGTGATGATGTTTCACAGGGTCAGCCATATTGTGAGCTCTCGGGGGGCCTTGAACTCACTGTTGACAATTCTATGTCCGATACAACTTTGCCAACTGTCAGTCTAAGCAGATGTCTGGAACATTCAGTTGAACTTAATGAAAGCAATAACACCGGTAATGATGGAAACGCATCATACTTGTCATCAAATGTCCAGGACCTTGCTAG TTTCAGAAATAATACCAAGCAGTTGGTTGCCGATGAGGTCTACAAAAATGATTTGGAACCAATTCTTGCAGAAAAAACTGATGAACCAAATACTATTGATCTCTATAATGAACCTAGTAAAATTAACTCTTGTGAGGAAACTCTTGAAGATTTTGAAGGTGATGACGCCTTTCAAATATTAGATATGAGCAG CTTGTCCAATACATACACTGAAGAAGTTTCTGAAGATTTTAATATGCATTCAGGAACTGGAGTTCCTGCAATAAATGAGATGGAAATGCATCATGACCTTTCTGTAGTAAAacggaaaaagaaaatgagaagaatGAAAATTCAGAGGAAATTATCTAATGAAG AACTTCTTTTTCAAGGGTTATTCAAAGAGTTTTCAGCTGATATTGGCAAATATTGGTGTCAGAGATACCTATTATTCTCCAGATACGATGATGGTATAAAAATGGATGAGGAAGGATGGTTCTCTGTTACTCCAGAGCCTCTAGCTAGGCATCATGCAGAACGTTGTGGTAGTGGCATCATCATTGACTGTTTTACTGGAGTTGGTGGGAATTCCATCCAATTTGCACATAT GATTGATTTCATAAAGGGGGACTTTTTCGAATTGGCACCAAAGCTGAAG GCAGACACAGTCTTTTTGTCACCTCCGTGGGGAGGACCTGATTATGCAAAAGTAAAGACATATGACCTTAGGATGCTTAAGCCACATGATGG ATATTTTCTCTTTAACACTGCAAAAGAAGTTGCTTCTAGGATTGTCATGTTTCTTCCGAGAAATGTTGATCTCAACCAATTAGCAGAGTTGGCTTTATCAGGGAGTCGACCATGGTCATTAGAG GTCGAGAAAAATTTTTTGACTGGCAAGTTGAAGGGAATAACTGCTTACTTCAGCGACATGACTGGAAGACAATGA
- the LOC117624023 gene encoding THO complex subunit 5A → MEDDEIEEGMLVEEEAVQTQKKPEKSPYEMLQESKSSVEEIVTKMLAIKQENKPKSELRELVTQMFLNFVTLRQANRSILLDEDRVKAETESAKAPVDLTTLQLHNLMYEKSHYFKAIKACKDFKSKYPDIELVPEEEFFRDAPGHIKAPTLSNDVAHDLMMKRLNFELFQRKELCKLHQKLEIHKKGLLETIANRKKFLSSLPSHLKSLKKASLPVQNQLGLQHTKKLKQHHSAELLPPPLYVVYSQFMAQKEAFDEQIELEIVGSVKDAQAFAHQQANKDTGVSTNAEASRLEDDAPDEEDDGQRRRKRPKRVPVKQNLEQSGVYQVHPLKIILHIHDDEASDPKSSKLMTLKFEYLLKLNVVCVGIDGSHEAAENNILCNLFPDDTGLELPHQSAKLIVGDAPAFDERRTSRPYKWAQHLAGIDFLPEVSPLLAAPETPSGDTAKHDVISGLSLYRQQNRIQTVVRRIRSRKKAQMALVEQIESLMKLKWPALSCESVPWVLHTPLCKLHGFSPLGPPPNPASSLSVIDKEQGQEPMDVDLVGRSGSSKEELESMREDGELPSLVPVASVSSDNKLAHQKGANLDRSRRLALLSKSPPISKAKSLSYKKHDEDSDLLLDIESDLDEPAHVVPEEENGVPIECFEVAGNSWMDFGVREFCLVLTRSIDTDKRKVKLEAKIKISTEYPLRPPFFALSLCSVSGDNHKESNDSECYNELRAMEAEVNLHIVKMLPQSEENNILAHQVCCLAMLFDYYMDEASPSSEKRLSTSVVDVGLCKPVIGQLVARSFRGRDRRKMISWKDMECTPGYPY, encoded by the exons atggaagacgatgagatagaGGAAGGGATGCTGGTGGAGGAAGAAGCTGTTCAGACGCAGAAGAAACCAGAGAAGTCGCCGTACGAAATGCTTCAAGAGAGCAAGTCCTCAGTTGAGGAGATAGTGACAAAGATGCTCGCCattaaacaagaaaacaaacctAAATCGGAGCTCCGCGAGCTCGTCACTCAAATGTTCCTCAATTTCGTCACCCTCCGCCAG GCGAATCGTTCGATCTTGCTCGATGAAGACCGAGTGAAAGCCGAGACGGAAAGCGCGAAGGCACCGGTGGACTTGACGACGTTGCAGCTCCATAATCTGATGTACGAGAAGAGTCACTACTTTAAAGCCATTAAAGCTTGCAAAGACTTCAAGTCCAAGTACCCAGACATCGAGCTCGTGCCTGAAGAAGAGTTCTTTCGCGACGCCCCTGGCCATATCAAAGCGCCGACATTGTCAAACGACGTCGCGCACGACCTTATGATGAAGAGGCTCAATTTTGAGCTGTTTCAGCGGAAAGAGCTCTGCAAGCTTCATCAGAAGCTGGAGATACATAAGAAGGGTCTGTTGGAGACGATTGCGAATCGGAAGAAGTTCCTGTCGAGTCTTCCTTCGCATCTGAAGTCGCTGAAGAAGGCGTCGTTGCCGGTGCAGAATCAGTTAGGGCTTCAGCATACCAAGAAGCTCAAGCAGCACCACTCGGCCGAGTTGCTTCCGCCGCCTTTATATGTAGTTTACTCTCAGTTCATGGCGCAGAAAGAAGCGTTTGATGAGCAAATTGAGTTGGAGATAGTGGGAAGTGTGAAGGATGCTCAAGCTTTTGCTCACCAGCAAGCAAATAAGGATACTG GCGTTTCAACCAATGCAGAGGCTAGTAGGCTGGAGGATGATGCAccagatgaagaagatgatgggcaGAGAAGGAGAAAGCGGCCAAAGAGGGTTCCAGTCAAGCAGAACCTTGAGCAATCAGGGGTATATCAAGTTCATCCGCTGAAAATCATCCTTCATATTCATGATGATGAGGCTTCTGATCCAAAGTCTTCAAAACTTATGACCCTCAAGTTTGAGTATTTGTTGAAGTTGAATGTTGTATGTGTTGGAATTGATGGATCCCATGAGGCAGCGGAGAATAACATCTTATGCAACCTATTCCCAGATGACACTGGCCTTGAGCTTCCCCATCAG TCAGCCAAGCTCATTGTTGGTGATGCTCCTGCCTTTGATGAAAGGAGAACTTCCCGTCCATATAAGTGGGCTCAACATTTGGCCGGAATTGATTTCTTGCCTGAGGTGTCACCTTTGCTTGCTGCCCCTGAAACTCCAAGTGGTGATACAGCTAAACATGATGTTATATCTGGTCTGTCACTTTATCGCCAGCAGAATCGAATACAGACAGTTGTACGAAGAATTCGCTCCCGGAAAAAAGCTCAGATGGCTCTTGT GGAACAGATTGAATCACTTATGAAGCTTAAATGGCCTGCTTTGTCTTGTGAAAGTGTTCCATGGGTTTTGCATACCCCTTTGTGCAAATTGCATGGTTTTTCACCTCTAGGACCTCCACCTAATCCGGCATCATCTTTGTCTGTTATAGATAAGGAGCAGGGTCAGGAACCTATGGATGTTGATTTGGTTGGACGTTCTGGTTCTTCAAAGGAAGAGCTGGAGAGTATGAGGGAAGATGGGGAACTTCCGTCTTTGGTTCCAGTTGCATCAGTTTCCAGTGATAATAAACTTGCTCACCAAAAAGGAGCTAATCTTGACCGCTCCAGGCGGCTGGCTTTACTTTCAAAAAGTCCTCCTATCAGCAAGGCAAAATCGCTAAGTTATAAGAAACATGATGAAGATTCAGATCTTTTGCTGGATATTGAGAGTGATCTTGACGAACCAGCACATGTTGTGCCAGAGGAAGAAAATGGAGTGCCTATTGAATGCTTTGAGGTTGCTGGAAACTCATGGATGGATTTTGGGGTCAGAGAATTTTGTCTTGTTTTAACCAGGAGTATAGACACGGATAAGAGGAAAGTGAAGTTAGAAGCCAAG ATTAAGATCAGCACGGAGTATCCTTTGAGGCCTCCTTTTTTTGCATTGAGTCTTTGCAGTGTATCTGGAGACAACCATAAAGAGAGCAATGACTCTGAGTGCTATAATGAACTCCGTGCAATGGAAGCAGAG GTCAATCTGCACATAGTGAAGATGTTACCtcaaagtgaagaaaataatatcttagctCATCAGGTTTGTTGTCTGGCAATGTTGTTCGACTATTACATGGATGAGGCATCCCCGTCTTCTGAAAAGAGACTGAGCACTTCTGTGGTTGATGTTGGTTTGTGTAAGCCTGTTATTGGTCAGCTTGTTGCCAGATCTTTTAGAGGAAGGGATCGCAGGAAGATGATATCCTGGAAGGACATGGAATGCACTCCTGGCTATCCTTACTAG
- the LOC117624032 gene encoding uncharacterized protein LOC117624032 isoform X3 has protein sequence MVTMVELEEQGPAMTALGSLLKLTEVFLWDDGLKETKDRSFSMGQTKPARDGSGEGSNLLDSECGTLPEDMELTKQMNALGLPVSFLTNKEKRNRKAEGKKKGMRLKHPVTSQGYVVEALESSKSLSVEGDNPASSTEITSDASKEQDRDGILGVVCNDGQDCDSLHGSAVVNDTMKISASTTDLNDGIFSGSCSTDAAISQEPGERLMEHDHLECSLMTLHEAEDAKICEDYVPEKPCVSESVSYSTCSEVLDHDGTDSQDNGDVGDWMVYWDSYYMRNYFYNIRTRTSTWHPPQGMEHISTVDTTYKSNEMTAQVIDMNVTTDLETTDLCGLSKTESFEEAISDDVSQGQPYCELSGGLELTVDNSMSDTTLPTVSLSRCLEHSVELNESNNTGNDGNASYLSSNVQDLASFRNNTKQLVADEVYKNDLEPILAEKTDEPNTIDLYNEPSKINSCEETLEDFEGDDAFQILDMSSLSNTYTEEVSEDFNMHSGTGVPAINEMEMHHDLSVVKRKKKMRRMKIQRKLSNEELLFQGLFKEFSADIGKYWCQRYLLFSRYDDGIKMDEEGWFSVTPEPLARHHAERCGSGIIIDCFTGVGGNSIQFAHISKHVIAIDIDPKKIDYAHHNAAIYGVDDRIDFIKGDFFELAPKLKADTVFLSPPWGGPDYAKVKTYDLRMLKPHDGYFLFNTAKEVASRIVMFLPRNVDLNQLAELALSGSRPWSLEVEKNFLTGKLKGITAYFSDMTGRQ, from the exons ATGGTGACTATGGTAGAACTTGAAGAGCAAGGTCCTGCCATGACAGCTCTCGGCTCTCTCTTGAAGCTCACCGAAGTCTTTCTCTG GGACGATGGTTTGAAGGAGACGAAAGACAGGTCCTTTTCCATGGGACAAACT AAACCAGCTCGCGATGGTAGTGGTGAAGGCTCAAACCTTCTGGATTCAG AGTGTGGAACTTTGCCAGAGGATATGGAGCTTACTAAACAGATGAATGCATTGGGGCTTCCAGTCTCATTCCTCACAAATAAGGAA AAGAGGAACAGAAAGGCGGAAGGCAAAAAAAAGGGTATGCGCTTGAAGCATCCAGTCACTTCCCAAGGCTATGTGGTGGAAGCACTGGAGTCCTCCAAA AGCCTCTCTGTTGAAGGAGATAATCCAGCAAGTTCAACTGAGATTACTAGCGATGCTTCCAAGGAACAAGATCGTGATGGAATATTGGGTGTTGTTTGTAATGATGGCCAGGATTGTGATTCTTTACACGGCAGTGCTGTGGTCAATGACACAATGAAAATTTCAGCGAGCACTACTGATttaaatgatggaattttCTCAGGAAGCTGCTCAACAGATGCTGCTATTAGCCAGGAACCAGGTGAAAGATTAATGGAGCATGATCACTTAGAGTGTTCATTGATGACTTTGCATGAAGCAGAAGATGCCAAGATTTGCGAGGATTATGTCCCCGAGAAACCATGTGTTTCTGAATCAGTTTCATATTCCACATGTTCAGAAGTGCTTGACCATGATGGAACTGACAGCCAGGACAACGGTGATGTTGGAGACTGGATGGTATATTGGGATTCTTACTACATGAGAAATTACTTCTATAATATCAGAACACGTACTTCGACATGGCACCCACCCCAAGGCATGGAACATATATCAACTGTTGACACTACATATAAGTCAAATGAAATGACTGCTCAAGTAATTGATATGAATGTTACCACTGATTTAGAGACAACAGATTTATGTGGTTTGAGTAAAACTGAATCATTTGAAGAAGCAATCAGTGATGATGTTTCACAGGGTCAGCCATATTGTGAGCTCTCGGGGGGCCTTGAACTCACTGTTGACAATTCTATGTCCGATACAACTTTGCCAACTGTCAGTCTAAGCAGATGTCTGGAACATTCAGTTGAACTTAATGAAAGCAATAACACCGGTAATGATGGAAACGCATCATACTTGTCATCAAATGTCCAGGACCTTGCTAG TTTCAGAAATAATACCAAGCAGTTGGTTGCCGATGAGGTCTACAAAAATGATTTGGAACCAATTCTTGCAGAAAAAACTGATGAACCAAATACTATTGATCTCTATAATGAACCTAGTAAAATTAACTCTTGTGAGGAAACTCTTGAAGATTTTGAAGGTGATGACGCCTTTCAAATATTAGATATGAGCAG CTTGTCCAATACATACACTGAAGAAGTTTCTGAAGATTTTAATATGCATTCAGGAACTGGAGTTCCTGCAATAAATGAGATGGAAATGCATCATGACCTTTCTGTAGTAAAacggaaaaagaaaatgagaagaatGAAAATTCAGAGGAAATTATCTAATGAAG AACTTCTTTTTCAAGGGTTATTCAAAGAGTTTTCAGCTGATATTGGCAAATATTGGTGTCAGAGATACCTATTATTCTCCAGATACGATGATGGTATAAAAATGGATGAGGAAGGATGGTTCTCTGTTACTCCAGAGCCTCTAGCTAGGCATCATGCAGAACGTTGTGGTAGTGGCATCATCATTGACTGTTTTACTGGAGTTGGTGGGAATTCCATCCAATTTGCACATAT AAGCAAACATGTGATAGCAATTGATATTGATCCAAAGAAGATTGATTATGCGCACCATAATGCTGCCATCTATGGGGTTGATGACAGGATTGATTTCATAAAGGGGGACTTTTTCGAATTGGCACCAAAGCTGAAG GCAGACACAGTCTTTTTGTCACCTCCGTGGGGAGGACCTGATTATGCAAAAGTAAAGACATATGACCTTAGGATGCTTAAGCCACATGATGG ATATTTTCTCTTTAACACTGCAAAAGAAGTTGCTTCTAGGATTGTCATGTTTCTTCCGAGAAATGTTGATCTCAACCAATTAGCAGAGTTGGCTTTATCAGGGAGTCGACCATGGTCATTAGAG GTCGAGAAAAATTTTTTGACTGGCAAGTTGAAGGGAATAACTGCTTACTTCAGCGACATGACTGGAAGACAATGA